A genome region from Vicia villosa cultivar HV-30 ecotype Madison, WI unplaced genomic scaffold, Vvil1.0 ctg.000011F_1_1, whole genome shotgun sequence includes the following:
- the LOC131621742 gene encoding serine/threonine-protein kinase UCN-like — MSCISNSLSLCLSNKPTFPSLSNSRQNMDSTQELKLNLNNLKALKILGKGAMGTVFLIQQNNSFMALKVVDKTSTHDAERRARWETQVLSNLAHPFLPSLLGSFETDQLLAWSVPYCPGGDLNVLRYHQTDRVFSTTVIRFYIAEILCALDHLHTMGIAYRDLKPENVLIQQSGHVTLTDFDLSRKLSPKTVKIKTLISLDNRIHESRRKLRKWRVPEANGKIARVTPEVRRELSFSDGERSNSFVGTTEYVAPEVVRGDGHEFAVDFWALGVLTYEMMYGKTPFKGKNKKETFRNVLFKSPEFVGRKTALTDLIERLLEKDPVKRFGYVGGASEIKEHEFFRGVKWEMLTEVVRPPFIPSRDESYFTADRFAEGVNIKEYFEKMKSPPSLPVSPSSEFQNSVSFEEF; from the coding sequence ATGTCATGTATATCTAATTCACTGTCTCTCTGTCTCTCAAACAAACCCACCTTCCCCTCTCTATCCAACTCAAGACAGAATATGGATTCTACTCAAGAACTCAAACTCAACCTCAACAACCTGAAAGCACTCAAAATCCTAGGTAAAGGAGCAATGGGAACGGTTttcttaattcaacaaaacaactCCTTCATGGCACTCAAAGTAGTTGATAAAACCTCAACTCACGACGCCGAACGTCGGGCCCGTTGGGAAACCCAAGTCTTATCAAATTTAGCCCATCCATTTCTCCCTTCCCTCCTGGGCTCTTTCGAAACAGACCAATTATTAGCCTGGTCTGTTCCGTACTGCCCAGGAGGAGATCTCAACGTCCTCCGCTATCATCAAACTGATCGCGTGTTCTCCACAACCGTGATCCGTTTCTACATAGCAGAGATTCTCTGCGCTCTCGACCACCTTCATACCATGGGTATCGCTTATCGTGACCTTAAACCCGAAAACGTACTCATTCAACAATCTGGCCACGTCACGTTAACAGATTTCGATCTCTCACGTAAACTCTCTCCCAAAACGGTTAAAATCAAAACTCTCATTTCACTCGATAACAGAATCCATGAATCTCGCCGCAAATTACGGAAATGGAGAGTCCCGGAGGCTAACGGGAAGATAGCGAGAGTTACACCGGAGGTTCGACGGGAGCTCAGTTTCTCCGACGGTGAACGGTCTAATTCATTTGTCGGCACGACGGAATACGTCGCGCCGGAGGTTGTTCGCGGCGACGGACATGAGTTCGCGGTTGATTTTTGGGCGCTTGGAGTTTTGACCTACGAGATGATGTATGGGAAGACGCCGTTCAAGGGGAAGAACAAGAAGGAAACGTTTAGGAACGTGCTTTTCAAGTCGCCGGAGTTTGTTGGAAGGAAAACGGCGTTAACGGATCTCATAGAACGGTTGCTTGAGAAGGATCCTGTGAAGAGATTTGGTTACGTTGGTGGTGCTAGTGAGATAAAGGAGCATGAGTTTTTCAGAGGTGTTAAGTGGGAGATGTTGACGGAAGTTGTTCGGCCGCCGTTTATTCCGTCGAGAGATGAAAGTTATTTCACGGCGGATAGATTTGCAGAGGGGGTGAATATAAAGGAATACTTTGAAAAGATGAAGTCTCCGCCGTCGTTGCCGGTTTCGCCGTCGTCTGAGTTTCAGAATAGTGTTTCTTTTGAAGAGTTCTGA
- the LOC131621795 gene encoding uncharacterized protein LOC131621795 has product MVQCYCCNRFGHFAKDCWSNKEEAKIARGDSDDELVLLMAYESDEEPVSLSFSDSEGEEDNSEYSEGVFLYDSESQDDFEDSGEESEFEVSEDKSELEDDSEAEDKSDSEGGTSEGRASEGSPASDGGHDSERKDYEVGTFEGRASEGDPTSKGGGFEQDPEVNKGGTSGGSQTSKENPEGDMVPELEGDSELLGIEEALEKKGWLNAIKEELEALEGNKAWKLTKLPKDKKTITVRWVETLTK; this is encoded by the exons ATGGTTCAGTGTTACTGTTGTAATAGGTTTGGCCACTTTGCTAAAGATTGTTGGTCAAACAAAGAAGAAGCAAAAATAGCCAgaggagattctgatgatgaacttGTGCTATTAATGGCTTATGAATCTGATGAGGAACCTGTGAGTTTGTCGTTTTCTGATTCTGAAGGGGAAGAAGATAACTCTGAGTATTCTGAAGGAGTATTTTTATATGATTCAgaatcacaagatgactttgaagATTCTGGAGAAGAGTCAGAATTTGAGGTTTCTGAAGATAAGTCAGAGTTAGAAGATGACTCTGAAGCTGAAGACAAGTCAGATTCTGAAG GTGGAACTTCTGAAGGCAGAGCTTCTGAAGGTAGTCCAGCTTCTGACGGTGGTCATGATTCTGAAAGAAAAGATTATGAAGTTGGAACTTTTGAAGGCAGAGCTTCTGAAGGCGATCCAACTTCTAAAGGTGGTGGTTTTGAACAAGACCCAGAAGTTAACAAAGGTGGAACTTCTGGTGGTAGTCAAACTTCCAAAGAAAATCCAGAAGGAGATATGGTTCCAGAATTAGAAGGAGATTCTGAACTATTGGGTATTGAAGAAGCACTCGAGAAGAAAGGTTGGCTGAATGCCataaaagaagaacttgaggctttaGAAGGAAACAAGGCTTGGAAGTTAACTAAGCTTCCAAAGGATAAGAAAACCATCaccgtcagatgg GTTGAGACTCTCACCAAGTGA